Proteins from a genomic interval of Chroococcidiopsis thermalis PCC 7203:
- the moaC gene encoding cyclic pyranopterin monophosphate synthase MoaC, whose translation MTQENFSAANLTHLDRQGQAQMVDVSAKQPTVREAIASGRVRMQADTLAAIQAGNAPKGDVLGTARLAGIMAAKQTSNLIPLCHPLPLQKVEVQITPDPELPGYQITATVRTKAETGVEMEALTAVSVAALTLYDMAKALEKSMQIEAIHLVSKTGGKSGDYAVIGNG comes from the coding sequence ATGACACAAGAAAATTTTTCTGCTGCTAATTTGACTCATCTGGATCGGCAAGGGCAAGCTCAGATGGTAGATGTTTCTGCCAAACAGCCAACAGTTCGAGAAGCGATCGCCTCTGGTAGAGTGAGGATGCAAGCAGATACTTTGGCAGCGATTCAAGCTGGCAACGCCCCCAAAGGTGATGTCTTGGGAACGGCAAGACTAGCCGGAATTATGGCAGCCAAGCAAACATCAAATCTCATTCCCCTGTGCCATCCCTTACCCCTACAAAAAGTCGAAGTTCAAATTACCCCCGATCCCGAACTTCCTGGCTATCAAATTACAGCTACAGTCAGAACCAAAGCCGAAACGGGTGTAGAAATGGAAGCACTCACCGCCGTTTCCGTCGCTGCTTTGACACTTTACGACATGGCAAAAGCCCTAGAAAAATCGATGCAAATTGAAGCAATACATTTGGTTAGTAAGACGGGCGGGAAATCGGGAGATTATGCGGTAATAGGTAATGGATAG
- a CDS encoding OmpA family protein encodes MREKFGIRNSEFGIVNVKSIACFLLILTVACDSQQASNRGVTETQQQSTTNVITTLEEPQAIAVTQLEQPQQSGTSVTQLEVVRSTQTTQTVIQKALTDLKAQETSAGILINLPENILFDFDKSNIRPSAKPTLQKLSLLLKNYAEAPVTINGYTDSKGSDAYNQVLSQKRAEAVKNYLAQNFDIDGSRMTPKGWGEKQPIAPNTKSNGADNPEGRQKNRRVEVIISRKS; translated from the coding sequence ATGAGAGAGAAATTCGGAATTCGGAATTCGGAATTCGGAATTGTGAATGTGAAGTCGATCGCTTGCTTTTTACTGATCCTGACAGTTGCTTGTGACAGTCAGCAGGCTAGCAATCGTGGTGTTACAGAGACTCAACAGCAGTCCACCACAAATGTAATTACAACTTTAGAAGAACCACAGGCGATCGCTGTAACTCAATTAGAACAACCCCAGCAATCGGGTACTTCTGTCACCCAGCTAGAAGTTGTGCGATCTACTCAAACAACGCAAACAGTTATTCAAAAAGCCTTAACAGATCTAAAAGCCCAAGAAACTAGCGCGGGTATTCTAATTAATTTACCAGAAAATATTTTATTTGATTTCGATAAATCGAATATTCGTCCTAGTGCTAAACCAACATTACAAAAACTGAGTTTACTACTAAAAAACTATGCTGAAGCACCCGTGACTATCAACGGATATACAGATAGTAAGGGTAGCGATGCTTACAATCAAGTGCTTTCTCAGAAGCGGGCGGAAGCCGTCAAAAACTATTTAGCGCAGAATTTTGATATTGACGGTAGCCGCATGACACCCAAGGGCTGGGGTGAAAAACAACCCATCGCCCCAAATACAAAATCTAACGGTGCTGATAACCCAGAAGGGAGGCAGAAAAATCGGCGGGTAGAGGTGATTATAAGTCGTAAGTCGTAG
- a CDS encoding UPF0182 family protein → MLKKPIFLQRCFQLIAIVFGLWLFFDLVARLGAEIFWFQEVGHLPVLRLRLLTQGLLWAIGFGITALYLLGNLVVAERLIESREQGVGSREGPGGQGGPGGQGSNYQLPTTNYPLPITHYQLPTTNYQLPPHLFLPLVLLLSLLVGLLLWHYGQIARQYWQTDLNLPNISPLIPKLFRPASVFSLGERLFSQVWALGVLAGLAIALLFYTRFFLWAIAIVFSGIFGLVLSGNWARILKYLNPTTFNSAEPVFNRDISFYIFTLPLGELIEFWLVGMFLYGLTAVALTYLLAGDNLSQGRFPRFTRSQQRHLEGLGGCFMLAVALSYWLNRYELLYSRRGVSFGAGYTDVTVQLPANTFLSLLAVAIAIFLFWGAVFGYPKQFRRKFLIGSVSTYLLIAIGTGTLLPSAVQRFVVLPNELERERPYIQRSIGLTRQAFNLGIDNRTFDPQNNLTYQDIQVNDLTIRNIRLWDQRPLLETNRQLQQIRLYYRFPDADIDRYTLLQDTVARRPSAAPPSTTEQQQTGVNAVNTETRQTLIAARELDYSAVPQEAQTWVNQHLIYTHGYGFTLSPVNTAAAGGLPEYFVKDISDTTTDGSTLAVSSEAIRDSIPIGQPRIYFGEITDTYVMTGTQTKELDYPSGNDNVYNVYDGRGGINIGSFWRRLLFAKYLNDWQMLLTQDFTPQTKLLFRRNINRRIRAIAPFIRYDRDPYLVVADAGDRQSYLYWIVDGYTTSDRYPYAEPGNEGINYIRNSVKVVIDAYHGTVNFYVADPNDPIINTWQKVFPGLFQPLNNLPKTLRSHIRYPLDLFSIQAERLTTYHMTDPQVFYNREDQWQIPTEVYGSEAKLVEPYYLITSLPTVPFEEFILLLPYIPSQRTNLIAWLAARSDGENYGRLLLYEFPKQRLVYGPEQIEARINQDPVISQQISLWNRQGSRTIQGNLLIIPIEQSLLYVEPLYLEAAQNSLPTLVRVIVAYENRIVMAETLEQALKAIFQQKETPATPIIRPVEEQ, encoded by the coding sequence GTGTTAAAAAAACCTATATTTTTGCAACGCTGTTTTCAACTTATCGCAATTGTCTTTGGCTTGTGGTTATTTTTCGATCTTGTCGCCCGTCTGGGGGCAGAGATTTTTTGGTTTCAAGAAGTCGGTCACTTGCCAGTATTGAGACTGCGACTATTGACCCAAGGTTTATTATGGGCGATTGGCTTTGGCATCACGGCTTTGTATTTGCTGGGTAATTTAGTGGTGGCTGAACGCTTGATAGAGAGCAGGGAGCAGGGAGTCGGGAGCAGGGAGGGACCAGGGGGACAAGGGGGACCAGGGGGACAAGGGAGCAACTACCAATTACCCACTACCAATTACCCACTACCAATTACCCATTACCAACTACCAACTACCAACTACCAACTACCCCCACACCTATTTCTCCCCCTAGTCTTGCTATTAAGTCTGTTGGTGGGGCTGTTGTTGTGGCATTACGGTCAAATTGCTAGGCAGTACTGGCAAACTGACTTGAATTTACCGAATATATCGCCGCTGATTCCCAAGTTATTTAGACCAGCATCAGTTTTCTCTCTGGGCGAACGATTGTTCTCCCAAGTTTGGGCGCTGGGTGTGTTGGCAGGATTAGCGATCGCCCTATTATTCTACACGCGCTTTTTTCTGTGGGCGATCGCGATTGTGTTCAGTGGAATTTTTGGTCTAGTTCTGTCTGGGAATTGGGCAAGAATACTGAAATATCTCAATCCCACCACTTTTAATAGTGCCGAACCCGTTTTCAATCGCGATATTAGCTTTTATATCTTCACCCTCCCATTAGGAGAATTAATAGAATTTTGGTTGGTGGGAATGTTTTTATATGGTTTAACTGCTGTTGCCCTGACTTATCTTTTAGCTGGAGATAATTTAAGTCAAGGGCGATTTCCCAGGTTTACGCGATCGCAGCAGCGACATCTAGAGGGATTAGGCGGCTGTTTCATGCTAGCGGTTGCTCTCAGTTATTGGTTGAACCGCTATGAATTACTTTATTCTCGCCGTGGCGTGTCCTTTGGCGCAGGTTATACGGATGTAACGGTACAGCTACCAGCTAATACCTTCTTAAGTTTATTGGCAGTGGCGATCGCGATTTTTTTGTTCTGGGGTGCAGTTTTTGGTTATCCCAAACAATTTAGACGCAAGTTTTTAATTGGAAGCGTTAGCACGTATTTACTGATTGCTATAGGAACTGGTACGCTATTACCCTCAGCCGTGCAGCGTTTTGTCGTACTCCCGAATGAATTAGAACGAGAACGACCCTACATTCAGCGAAGTATTGGATTAACTCGTCAAGCTTTTAACTTGGGAATCGACAACCGTACCTTCGATCCACAAAATAATCTTACCTATCAAGACATTCAAGTCAACGACCTTACCATTCGCAATATTCGCCTGTGGGATCAACGTCCCCTATTAGAAACAAATCGCCAATTGCAACAGATCCGACTGTATTATCGGTTTCCCGATGCCGATATCGATCGCTATACCTTACTACAAGATACAGTTGCGCGCCGACCCAGTGCCGCACCACCATCTACAACCGAACAACAGCAAACTGGTGTAAATGCAGTTAACACGGAGACAAGGCAAACTCTGATTGCAGCAAGAGAGTTAGACTATAGCGCCGTACCCCAAGAAGCACAAACGTGGGTCAACCAACACTTAATTTACACGCATGGCTATGGTTTTACCCTCAGTCCTGTGAATACGGCGGCTGCTGGGGGACTACCGGAGTATTTTGTCAAAGATATCAGCGACACAACAACTGATGGCAGTACTCTGGCTGTCTCTAGCGAAGCAATCCGCGATAGTATTCCCATCGGACAACCGCGAATTTATTTTGGGGAAATTACAGATACCTACGTCATGACGGGTACGCAGACAAAAGAATTAGACTACCCAAGTGGCAATGATAATGTTTATAACGTTTATGACGGTCGAGGTGGAATTAATATCGGCTCGTTTTGGCGGCGGTTGCTATTTGCTAAGTACTTAAATGACTGGCAAATGTTGTTGACACAGGATTTTACACCCCAGACGAAGTTACTATTTCGGCGTAATATTAATCGCAGAATTCGGGCGATCGCTCCTTTTATCCGGTACGATCGCGACCCCTATTTGGTAGTTGCAGATGCAGGAGATCGACAAAGTTATCTTTACTGGATTGTCGATGGATACACGACGAGCGATCGCTATCCCTATGCCGAGCCTGGTAATGAGGGAATTAACTATATTCGTAACTCAGTTAAAGTTGTTATCGATGCCTATCACGGTACGGTCAATTTCTATGTTGCCGATCCTAACGATCCGATAATTAACACTTGGCAAAAAGTTTTTCCTGGTTTGTTTCAACCGTTAAACAATTTACCAAAAACTTTGCGATCGCACATCCGCTATCCCCTAGATTTGTTTAGCATCCAAGCAGAACGGTTGACAACTTATCACATGACCGATCCGCAAGTATTTTATAACCGAGAAGACCAGTGGCAAATTCCTACTGAAGTTTATGGCAGTGAAGCAAAATTAGTCGAGCCTTATTATTTAATCACTAGTTTACCTACTGTACCGTTTGAAGAATTTATCCTTTTATTGCCTTACATTCCCAGTCAAAGGACAAATTTAATTGCTTGGTTGGCAGCGCGATCGGACGGCGAGAACTACGGTAGATTATTACTGTACGAGTTTCCTAAACAACGACTGGTTTATGGTCCAGAACAAATCGAAGCGAGAATTAATCAAGATCCGGTGATCTCTCAGCAAATTTCATTATGGAATCGACAGGGTTCTAGAACAATTCAAGGAAATTTACTGATAATTCCCATAGAACAATCGCTGTTGTATGTTGAACCACTTTACTTAGAAGCAGCGCAAAATAGCTTGCCAACTTTAGTACGGGTCATAGTGGCTTACGAAAATAGAATTGTGATGGCAGAGACTTTAGAACAGGCATTAAAAGCTATTTTTCAACAAAAGGAAACACCTGCAACACCAATTATTCGCCCGGTGGAGGAACAGTGA
- a CDS encoding response regulator produces MQSNLSFSFGASELTDRLKQVFDDTLTGYWQIQLSKGERSRIPQPRYLGVVQGRVISSGIEKLAAWKPFLATLNQSIPQLRQPQAQQAFGQLQQELSSKEATPLSKIVVEMVNMKLVTHDDVTQALRQKILIDLDTYLFDYGGQAQFFSEPELVVNTPIRGFELSGLFVEASNRQSQWKQLQKYIPSLDSTLILKQEAIAAASMPTAQQQQLQNLVQPGKNLAAIARTMGKDPLEVAKFFSRLIERGLVEIEKSVNTSGNSQSSAEIFIVDDSPLLIQQFRQLVEGWGYQVKYSNNALTAVQTMMESQPLAIFLDINMPGASGFDLIKQIRRQPQLASLPLVLLTAEKSVSNQWRAQWANCKFLAKPRTPAEVPTFRTDLRQMLFEIAPTTKDMVV; encoded by the coding sequence ATGCAATCAAATTTAAGCTTTTCGTTTGGGGCATCAGAACTAACCGACCGACTGAAGCAAGTTTTTGACGATACCCTAACAGGGTACTGGCAAATTCAATTAAGCAAAGGAGAGCGCTCTCGTATTCCTCAGCCTCGCTATCTAGGAGTCGTGCAAGGGCGGGTCATTTCCTCTGGAATTGAGAAACTAGCAGCGTGGAAGCCTTTTTTAGCAACTTTAAATCAATCTATACCTCAACTGCGCCAACCACAAGCACAACAAGCATTCGGACAGCTACAACAGGAATTATCTAGTAAGGAAGCCACCCCTTTAAGCAAAATTGTCGTCGAGATGGTCAATATGAAATTGGTCACTCATGATGACGTAACGCAAGCACTGCGGCAAAAAATTCTCATCGATTTAGATACATATTTATTTGACTACGGCGGACAAGCTCAGTTTTTTTCCGAACCCGAACTCGTTGTCAATACTCCAATTCGCGGCTTTGAATTGAGTGGTTTGTTTGTAGAAGCCTCGAACCGCCAAAGTCAATGGAAGCAACTGCAAAAATACATTCCTTCCCTCGACAGCACTTTGATATTGAAACAGGAGGCAATAGCAGCTGCTTCTATGCCAACAGCACAACAGCAGCAGTTACAAAACTTAGTCCAACCAGGTAAAAATTTAGCGGCGATCGCCCGCACGATGGGAAAAGATCCTTTAGAAGTCGCAAAATTCTTTAGCCGTTTGATTGAAAGAGGCTTAGTAGAAATAGAAAAATCCGTTAACACTTCTGGCAATTCTCAATCTTCAGCAGAAATATTTATTGTTGATGACTCGCCTCTACTAATCCAGCAATTTCGTCAGCTCGTAGAAGGTTGGGGATACCAAGTGAAGTATTCCAACAATGCTCTGACTGCGGTGCAAACAATGATGGAATCTCAACCCTTAGCAATTTTTCTCGATATCAATATGCCAGGAGCTTCTGGATTCGACCTGATTAAGCAAATCCGACGACAACCCCAACTAGCATCCCTGCCTCTGGTGTTACTGACAGCTGAAAAATCTGTTTCCAACCAATGGCGAGCGCAGTGGGCAAATTGCAAGTTTTTAGCTAAGCCCCGTACCCCTGCCGAAGTCCCAACATTTCGCACAGATTTGCGGCAAATGTTATTTGAAATAGCCCCCACCACTAAAGATATGGTTGTGTAA
- a CDS encoding response regulator, translated as MKFLVVDDSSVDRHLLTSLLEGLGHQVDACSDSKEAMQMLTDRDYASVFLDIVMPEQDGYKFLREVRSNQKTAKQHVIFCSTKKTPLEIDYGMKRAGADDYLIKPVTRETVEQALQKVR; from the coding sequence ATGAAATTTTTAGTTGTTGATGATAGCTCGGTCGATCGCCACTTACTCACTTCTTTATTAGAAGGTTTAGGGCATCAAGTCGATGCTTGTTCCGACTCGAAGGAAGCTATGCAAATGCTTACAGATCGAGACTATGCATCTGTATTTCTAGATATTGTGATGCCAGAACAAGACGGCTATAAGTTTTTGCGCGAGGTGCGTTCTAACCAAAAAACTGCAAAGCAGCACGTCATTTTCTGTTCGACTAAAAAGACTCCTCTGGAGATTGACTATGGCATGAAACGGGCTGGAGCCGATGATTATTTGATCAAACCCGTGACGCGGGAAACCGTCGAGCAAGCTTTACAAAAGGTACGCTAA
- a CDS encoding chemotaxis protein CheW, producing the protein MNPSPDAIAQSDASIQLEEKQQRYILTQVEQFTFVLPLTLVAEIPIVERSQILVMPFYSPVMMGVLHHAGHVIPLVSLRQLLGVAKGFAAEKLTVVQLSAAAAEQGGLGLVVDRTLGMRSHSQLPPDLFDAAQSNTEPNMRLFKPELLADALWQPLRWRST; encoded by the coding sequence ATGAATCCCTCTCCTGACGCGATCGCCCAAAGTGATGCATCGATCCAGCTTGAGGAAAAGCAACAGCGATATATCCTCACCCAAGTCGAACAATTTACTTTTGTCTTGCCGCTGACTCTAGTGGCAGAAATTCCAATTGTCGAGCGATCGCAGATCCTGGTGATGCCGTTCTACTCGCCAGTGATGATGGGAGTACTCCATCATGCAGGTCACGTTATCCCCTTGGTTTCTCTGCGTCAACTCTTGGGTGTTGCTAAGGGTTTTGCCGCAGAAAAACTGACAGTGGTGCAATTAAGCGCTGCGGCGGCGGAACAAGGAGGACTAGGGTTAGTTGTCGATCGCACCCTGGGAATGCGATCGCATTCCCAATTGCCACCAGATTTATTTGATGCCGCGCAGTCAAATACTGAACCAAACATGCGACTGTTCAAACCGGAACTCTTAGCAGATGCATTGTGGCAACCCCTGAGATGGCGATCGACTTGA
- a CDS encoding methyl-accepting chemotaxis protein — translation MTTNQPTVSSSAPQNSPGRKIRFNSIGTVLFISVMGGALVSLGGISFFFYQSLKQQILAQIGDNLNTEITSIEGKLEPVKQSMRDLTGASELLSSKKAVNADLLDALLLRSFLHRPTLAMGMALEQTAYAILPDRQWHGTYFYIDQKDPKQPGKRLTAPYDQLFQMDLFREDNYPTQSYFKDPIAQGSESWTEPYSWYNIPMTSFSKVIRDRNNKILGITAIDVNLGALSDQISKSVIRNQGYFVLASEQGKLMSYPPAPDRAKNQSGYETVPELKAIWSKISSPDKKERSGLLWTGGKFWAYQRVPSTNWLMMAAVPEGVVLGPVLTITIAGALGAGLLLAAVVLLFVRSLNRRLRPILDECNKLAQADAQTEMQMQQQDEIGRLSTSFFNLLKQVAANEDRIRDEVSRSVSTQEQLKQAELNQQEGEALSMEVIHILDVVSAVEEGDLTVQADVSDRATGLVADTLNRLLEKLGQVLAQVYAAAEQVSVGSSALGQLAETVANNAATQAQEVEQVLQLTQQVGESAQDSAGTVDRSNQSLTEVQSAVEQGQVALEAMTKGIDVLSQGTDRIIQKMKTLGEFVGLADQFVQDQSQIASLTQVLALNATLVAARASEQRDPRQFLVVAREFEAIAAQVSTLAQQTNEGLFTLQQRTDQIHSVVSAIDSDVQGLGGLVSDFTTGVEQSNQVFSNVRSSTVEVVQAGLGVSRSSDEILHATQSTAQAMNDIADLAKRTALLTQSTRLQSEQMQQLSRKLLSSIQFFRLPETALKQNTVLSDLDLLSEAEDTVAMELTTT, via the coding sequence ATGACTACTAATCAACCTACCGTTTCCTCGTCTGCCCCGCAAAACAGTCCTGGGCGAAAAATTCGGTTTAATTCCATCGGTACAGTACTGTTTATCTCCGTCATGGGCGGTGCGTTAGTTAGTCTCGGTGGTATTAGTTTTTTCTTCTATCAGTCTTTAAAACAACAAATCCTCGCTCAGATCGGCGATAACTTAAACACTGAGATAACCTCAATTGAAGGTAAGTTAGAACCTGTTAAGCAATCGATGCGCGATTTAACTGGTGCATCTGAGTTATTGAGCAGCAAGAAAGCGGTCAATGCAGACCTACTTGATGCTTTACTGCTAAGATCCTTTCTCCATCGCCCTACTTTGGCTATGGGTATGGCATTGGAACAAACGGCTTATGCAATTCTTCCAGACCGTCAATGGCATGGAACATATTTCTACATAGACCAAAAAGACCCCAAGCAGCCAGGTAAGCGTCTAACTGCACCTTACGACCAACTATTCCAAATGGATTTGTTCAGGGAGGACAATTACCCGACTCAATCGTACTTTAAAGATCCCATAGCACAGGGAAGTGAAAGCTGGACTGAGCCTTACTCCTGGTATAACATCCCCATGACCAGTTTTAGTAAGGTAATACGCGATCGCAACAATAAAATTCTTGGTATTACCGCGATCGACGTAAACTTAGGGGCTTTGAGCGACCAGATCTCCAAATCCGTGATTCGTAACCAGGGCTATTTTGTCCTCGCCAGCGAACAGGGTAAACTCATGTCTTACCCACCCGCACCCGATCGCGCTAAAAATCAGAGCGGTTACGAGACAGTTCCAGAACTCAAAGCCATCTGGTCGAAAATATCATCGCCGGACAAAAAAGAGCGATCGGGACTATTGTGGACGGGAGGTAAATTCTGGGCTTATCAAAGAGTTCCCAGCACCAATTGGTTAATGATGGCAGCAGTACCGGAAGGAGTTGTTCTCGGTCCAGTTTTGACAATTACGATCGCTGGTGCGTTAGGTGCAGGTTTATTGCTAGCAGCCGTAGTTTTACTCTTCGTGCGTAGTCTCAATCGTCGCCTGCGTCCGATTCTAGATGAATGTAACAAGCTAGCGCAAGCGGATGCCCAAACCGAAATGCAGATGCAGCAGCAAGACGAGATCGGTCGGTTGTCAACTTCATTTTTCAACTTGTTGAAACAGGTTGCGGCTAACGAAGATCGGATTCGGGATGAAGTATCGCGGTCGGTATCTACCCAGGAACAGCTAAAACAAGCAGAACTCAACCAACAAGAAGGGGAAGCGCTGTCGATGGAGGTGATCCACATCCTCGACGTAGTGTCGGCAGTAGAAGAAGGAGATTTAACGGTACAAGCTGATGTAAGCGATCGCGCTACCGGGCTAGTGGCAGACACCCTCAACCGCCTGTTAGAAAAACTCGGACAAGTGCTGGCTCAGGTATATGCCGCAGCAGAACAAGTCTCCGTGGGTTCTAGTGCCTTGGGACAGCTAGCTGAAACTGTAGCAAATAACGCGGCAACCCAAGCTCAAGAAGTAGAACAGGTATTACAGTTAACCCAACAGGTAGGTGAATCAGCACAAGACTCTGCGGGAACGGTCGATCGCTCGAATCAATCTCTCACCGAAGTACAATCGGCAGTAGAACAAGGTCAAGTGGCGCTGGAAGCAATGACTAAAGGTATTGACGTTCTCAGTCAAGGTACTGACCGAATTATTCAGAAAATGAAAACTCTGGGTGAATTTGTCGGTCTAGCAGATCAATTCGTGCAAGACCAAAGCCAGATTGCTTCTTTGACTCAAGTACTGGCTTTAAACGCCACCCTGGTAGCAGCCCGCGCCTCCGAACAGCGCGACCCCAGACAGTTTTTAGTTGTAGCGCGAGAATTTGAGGCGATCGCGGCTCAAGTCAGTACTCTAGCGCAGCAGACAAACGAAGGACTCTTCACTCTACAACAGCGTACCGACCAAATTCATAGTGTAGTATCGGCAATTGATAGCGACGTACAAGGTTTAGGTGGGCTGGTGAGCGACTTTACGACGGGTGTGGAACAGTCGAACCAAGTGTTTAGTAACGTCCGCAGCAGTACCGTAGAGGTCGTACAGGCTGGACTAGGGGTATCTCGTTCTAGCGATGAGATTCTTCACGCTACCCAATCTACAGCTCAAGCGATGAATGACATTGCCGACCTCGCCAAACGTACCGCGCTCCTGACTCAGAGTACGCGCCTGCAATCGGAACAAATGCAACAGCTATCGCGCAAGTTACTCAGCAGCATTCAATTCTTCCGCTTACCAGAAACTGCCTTGAAGCAAAATACAGTTTTATCAGACTTGGATTTATTATCTGAGGCTGAAGATACTGTTGCTATGGAACTGACAACAACTTAA